From Gimesia panareensis, the proteins below share one genomic window:
- a CDS encoding glycine cleavage system protein H — translation MPDDLVFMMGNFEARIPQDRVYSKSHLWLLPEADHYRVGFTAYSVRLLQDVYFLDWFIDPFTVVQEKQKIGEIESSKALSDLYAPSAGKILEFNEALLNDPSAINQTDNYDKGWLFEMESEARWLTPPEYLQLLDDVWEQTQRIIKGQLN, via the coding sequence ATGCCTGACGATCTTGTCTTTATGATGGGGAATTTCGAGGCCCGAATTCCCCAGGACCGTGTTTATAGTAAATCACATCTGTGGTTACTGCCCGAGGCAGACCATTATCGGGTGGGATTTACGGCTTACTCGGTGCGTCTGTTGCAGGATGTCTATTTCCTGGACTGGTTTATCGATCCGTTTACGGTCGTGCAGGAGAAACAGAAGATTGGGGAAATTGAAAGCTCCAAGGCTCTGTCTGACCTGTATGCCCCGTCGGCGGGAAAAATCCTGGAATTCAATGAAGCGTTATTGAATGACCCGTCAGCGATTAATCAGACAGACAATTACGACAAGGGCTGGTTGTTTGAGATGGAGTCAGAGGCCCGGTGGTTGACGCCACCAGAGTATCTGCAACTATTAGATGATGTCTGGGAACAGACCCAGCGGATCATCAAAGGACAACTCAACTGA
- a CDS encoding GntR family transcriptional regulator: MLSEHEVIEATTPSGGSEADFARTKYERIGEHLKRQIREGQLPPGTALPSEQQLASLFDSARSTVRQAMGLLEQEGLVSRVQGKGTFVHDQARQRLSCGLDILALVIPEVLSGFYPSLQHSFEESASYSQNQMLVCCTRNNVDKQGNVILQLIDNQVGGVAIVPASTPPTPGYQIRQLQKAGIPVVLCHRAVEGITAPLLGLPFREIGRLAGDALVEQGHRRCAFFAPHRTKTTDLYLDGFQSALADVGCELDDHHSYFGAAGVIDMQELDAEIAGTLQRMLDQPGRPTAIFTSFDSMAERIYLHLTKMGLRMPEDISLIGVGDQVRHSVLQQQIASVTVNETQLGYRAAELLNQMRSGELAIETTLTEVMPVEVYQGTTLGTCDH, encoded by the coding sequence ATGTTATCCGAGCACGAAGTCATCGAAGCCACCACTCCTTCCGGAGGTTCTGAGGCTGACTTCGCGCGGACAAAATACGAACGGATCGGGGAACATCTGAAGCGGCAGATCCGTGAAGGTCAGTTGCCCCCCGGCACCGCACTTCCTTCTGAACAGCAGTTAGCCAGCCTGTTTGACAGTGCGCGGAGCACAGTTCGCCAGGCCATGGGTCTGCTGGAACAGGAAGGCCTGGTCAGTCGCGTCCAGGGAAAAGGGACCTTCGTTCACGATCAGGCCCGTCAGCGGCTCTCCTGCGGGCTGGACATTCTGGCATTGGTAATCCCGGAGGTCCTGTCCGGTTTCTACCCTTCCCTGCAGCACAGCTTTGAAGAGTCCGCCAGTTATTCACAAAACCAGATGCTGGTCTGCTGTACCCGCAACAATGTCGACAAACAGGGCAATGTGATCCTGCAGTTAATTGATAACCAGGTCGGGGGCGTGGCGATCGTGCCCGCCAGTACGCCCCCGACTCCTGGTTATCAGATCCGACAACTGCAGAAAGCGGGCATTCCGGTCGTGCTCTGCCATCGCGCGGTCGAAGGTATCACCGCGCCTCTGCTCGGTCTTCCGTTTCGGGAAATCGGCCGGCTGGCGGGAGACGCCCTGGTAGAACAGGGGCACCGGCGTTGTGCCTTTTTCGCCCCGCACCGTACAAAGACGACCGATTTATATCTGGACGGATTTCAAAGCGCCCTGGCTGACGTCGGCTGTGAGCTGGACGATCACCACAGCTATTTTGGTGCGGCGGGCGTGATCGACATGCAGGAACTGGATGCGGAAATCGCCGGCACCCTGCAGCGAATGCTGGACCAGCCCGGGCGACCGACGGCCATCTTCACCTCATTCGATTCGATGGCCGAACGAATTTATCTGCACCTGACAAAAATGGGGCTGCGGATGCCCGAAGACATTTCCCTGATCGGCGTGGGAGATCAGGTGCGTCACAGTGTGCTGCAGCAGCAGATCGCTTCGGTCACCGTCAATGAAACACAACTGGGCTATCGGGCTGCGGAACTGCTGAACCAGATGCGGAGCGGCGAACTGGCCATCGAAACCACACTGACCGAAGTCATGCCCGTCGAAGTCTATCAGGGCACAACACTGGGAACCTGTGATCATTGA
- a CDS encoding DUF1559 domain-containing protein, whose protein sequence is MQSNVLKSRGFTLIELLVVIAIIAILIALLLPAVQQAREAARRSQCKNNLKQMGLATHNYHDAHGVFPISHGDTGNSFGWRTMILPFIDQAPLYNKINFSGNIVDAGNLTVAQTPLAVYRCPSDPTPDRVSGGNLVWSNWCYPATCPSSSRNNIAVTTYKGIDGKGYDQTVSASPMPQGMFDRRMGLRASGGGGSIVTPNRTMKMRDVLDGTSNVLFVGENSPGFHAWSSWAAWHSPMTTAYPINHPFRVWPSAGVRISSGAHGWIDGFAASSYHEGGAHFMMVDGSVHFFSENMDFQTYQQLGSPQDGLPTGGYSY, encoded by the coding sequence ATGCAAAGCAACGTCTTGAAGAGTCGTGGATTCACACTGATTGAACTGCTGGTCGTCATCGCCATCATTGCGATCCTGATTGCATTACTACTGCCAGCCGTCCAGCAGGCGCGAGAGGCAGCCCGCCGCAGCCAGTGCAAAAACAACCTGAAACAGATGGGCCTGGCGACACACAATTACCACGATGCCCATGGTGTCTTTCCCATCAGTCACGGCGACACAGGCAACTCGTTCGGCTGGCGAACGATGATCCTGCCCTTCATCGATCAGGCACCGCTCTATAACAAGATCAACTTCAGCGGAAATATTGTCGATGCCGGGAACCTGACCGTCGCCCAGACTCCCCTGGCTGTATACCGTTGCCCCAGCGATCCGACGCCGGACCGCGTGAGCGGCGGCAACCTGGTCTGGTCGAACTGGTGCTACCCGGCGACATGTCCTTCCAGTTCCCGCAATAATATCGCGGTGACGACTTATAAAGGGATCGACGGCAAAGGCTACGACCAGACCGTGAGTGCTTCCCCCATGCCGCAGGGGATGTTCGATCGCCGGATGGGGCTCAGAGCCAGTGGCGGAGGGGGTTCGATTGTGACTCCCAACCGGACGATGAAGATGCGCGACGTGCTGGATGGGACCTCGAACGTCCTGTTTGTCGGCGAAAACTCTCCCGGATTCCATGCGTGGTCTTCCTGGGCGGCCTGGCATTCTCCGATGACGACCGCCTATCCGATCAATCATCCGTTTCGCGTCTGGCCCAGTGCCGGGGTCCGGATCAGTTCCGGTGCGCATGGCTGGATCGATGGCTTTGCGGCTTCCAGTTATCACGAAGGGGGCGCCCATTTCATGATGGTCGACGGCAGCGTGCACTTTTTCAGTGAGAACATGGATTTCCAGACGTATCAGCAACTGGGAAGCCCACAGGATGGCCTGCCCACGGGTGGATACTCGTACTGA
- a CDS encoding carboxypeptidase-like regulatory domain-containing protein — protein MNSFIRPRLAGAVLLALFISAGCGGKSEDLPETVAVSGVVTYKGNPVPEATIMLYPVQGRKPASGRSDAEGKFTLTTFNKDDGALPGEHQVTVNAFQSTPEGVSMKSSIPTKYSNPSSSPLKVTVSETEPELKLELTD, from the coding sequence ATGAATTCGTTTATTCGTCCGCGACTGGCGGGAGCTGTGCTGCTGGCTTTGTTCATCTCTGCTGGCTGTGGCGGGAAATCTGAGGATCTGCCTGAAACGGTCGCCGTTTCCGGAGTCGTGACCTACAAAGGGAACCCGGTCCCCGAGGCGACGATCATGCTCTACCCGGTTCAGGGACGTAAGCCCGCCTCAGGTCGCTCCGATGCGGAGGGCAAGTTTACGCTGACGACATTCAACAAAGACGATGGCGCACTCCCGGGTGAACACCAGGTGACGGTGAATGCGTTTCAGTCGACGCCGGAAGGGGTCTCGATGAAAAGTTCTATCCCGACGAAATACTCGAACCCGAGCAGTTCGCCCCTGAAAGTGACTGTTTCTGAGACGGAACCGGAGCTGAAACTGGAACTGACGGATTGA
- a CDS encoding transposase, whose protein sequence is MPHQDTEHLRINIQSMKAIFDRLIPCETSSLVRHGNASLDPGWLAAVAILCMGWTAKGTLGERVKTAYTVAGELFQVSTTVTRQGLMKALANYGQPLVDLVIQHLSSKLGQWKGYRTTAGKVTLAVDATKFSAPRSAANQREFAPGIHHRRSAKYRKKADESKALTVQLLTTVLWHLGSGLPFRWCIQGAAGSERIAAREMLESLPENVRLVGDAQYTGAPLWSAIMESGHSFLFRVGSNVTLLKSLGQLKIRDGFVYYWPDSMQRRDQSPLVLRLFQIHNGRNKIYLVSNELEMTDACACKLYRQRWGIEVFFRSVKQSCERSKLCCQTPVNVITELNWTLIGIWVALFVGKDMLHKQGTNLKKLSPIKVIRVFSQAVTIIACHAQQWAPLTDLLSQSVLAEEKRPNNRKASRGHPCKKRKRQCGKPTIIQATTDQKKLAKIYLE, encoded by the coding sequence ATGCCGCATCAAGATACCGAGCATCTTCGCATAAATATTCAGTCAATGAAAGCGATTTTTGACAGGCTGATTCCCTGCGAAACGTCTTCCCTGGTACGTCACGGCAATGCCTCTCTGGATCCGGGCTGGTTGGCTGCGGTTGCCATTCTCTGCATGGGCTGGACTGCCAAAGGAACACTTGGCGAAAGGGTAAAAACGGCCTACACGGTTGCCGGTGAGCTCTTTCAGGTTTCGACGACAGTGACACGACAAGGGCTGATGAAAGCTCTGGCGAACTACGGACAGCCATTGGTGGATCTGGTGATTCAACATCTTTCCTCAAAACTGGGACAATGGAAGGGCTATCGAACCACAGCAGGCAAAGTCACTCTGGCCGTGGATGCCACCAAGTTCTCTGCGCCTCGCTCAGCAGCCAATCAGCGTGAATTTGCACCAGGGATCCATCATAGAAGGTCGGCGAAATACCGCAAAAAAGCCGATGAATCCAAGGCGTTAACCGTTCAACTGTTAACGACCGTGCTCTGGCATCTGGGCAGTGGGTTACCGTTTCGCTGGTGTATTCAGGGGGCAGCTGGCAGTGAGCGAATTGCGGCCCGGGAAATGCTGGAATCCCTTCCAGAAAATGTCCGACTGGTTGGGGATGCGCAATATACAGGTGCTCCGCTGTGGTCAGCCATCATGGAGTCAGGGCATTCTTTCCTGTTTCGTGTTGGTTCGAACGTAACCCTGTTAAAATCACTTGGTCAGTTGAAAATTCGTGATGGCTTCGTCTATTACTGGCCCGACTCTATGCAGCGTCGAGACCAAAGCCCGCTGGTCCTGCGTCTGTTCCAGATCCATAATGGCAGGAACAAGATCTACCTGGTGAGCAACGAATTAGAAATGACCGATGCATGTGCCTGTAAATTATATCGTCAAAGATGGGGGATTGAGGTTTTCTTCCGCTCAGTAAAACAATCCTGTGAACGCAGCAAGCTATGTTGCCAGACGCCTGTAAATGTCATCACAGAATTAAACTGGACTCTGATCGGAATCTGGGTTGCGTTATTTGTCGGAAAAGACATGTTGCATAAGCAGGGAACGAATCTCAAAAAACTCAGTCCGATCAAAGTGATTCGTGTGTTTTCTCAGGCTGTCACGATAATTGCCTGCCATGCTCAGCAATGGGCGCCATTAACCGACCTGCTTTCGCAATCCGTGCTCGCCGAAGAAAAACGGCCGAATAACAGAAAAGCAAGCCGGGGACATCCGTGTAAGAAAAGGAAACGGCAATGCGGAAAACCAACTATCATTCAGGCAACAACGGATCAAAAAAAACTGGCGAAAATCTATCTTGAATAA
- a CDS encoding DUF817 domain-containing protein has protein sequence MVVTPATNHFEVTPLKTFLHEFWLFGIKQASACIFGGFLLAMIIITRFWYPIESLYRYDFLFLAAVGFQIFLLAFRLESPKEAVVILIFHIVATIMELFKTSDGIRSWQYPEPFVIGIGNVPLFAGFMYSAVGSYIARVWRIFDFRYSSYPPLWSTVVLVSLIYINFFSHHYVTDIRWLLIAASLILFGRVQIYFRMNRVHRHMPLVVGWLLVALFIWFAENLATFANVWVYPAQQNHWQLVSLTKLVAWYLLMLLSFVLVSLVNRPVIMQQPLLQAELATSENAA, from the coding sequence GTGGTAGTAACCCCAGCAACCAACCATTTCGAGGTAACACCACTGAAAACGTTCCTGCATGAATTCTGGTTATTCGGCATCAAACAGGCCTCGGCCTGTATCTTCGGCGGGTTCCTGCTGGCGATGATCATCATCACCCGTTTCTGGTATCCGATCGAATCTCTCTACCGCTACGATTTCCTCTTCCTGGCAGCCGTCGGTTTCCAGATCTTCCTGCTCGCCTTTCGTCTGGAGTCACCGAAAGAGGCGGTCGTGATTCTGATCTTTCACATCGTCGCGACCATCATGGAACTCTTTAAAACCTCCGACGGCATTCGTTCCTGGCAGTATCCGGAACCGTTCGTCATCGGTATCGGCAACGTCCCCCTGTTTGCCGGCTTCATGTACAGCGCGGTGGGAAGTTATATCGCACGCGTCTGGCGGATCTTTGATTTCCGCTATTCCAGCTATCCGCCCCTTTGGAGCACGGTGGTGCTGGTGTCGTTGATTTATATCAACTTCTTCAGCCATCATTACGTGACCGACATCCGCTGGCTGCTGATTGCCGCCAGCCTGATCCTGTTTGGCCGGGTCCAGATCTACTTTCGCATGAATCGGGTACACCGCCACATGCCCCTGGTCGTCGGCTGGCTCCTCGTTGCACTGTTTATCTGGTTCGCAGAAAACCTGGCCACGTTCGCCAATGTCTGGGTCTATCCCGCTCAACAGAACCACTGGCAACTGGTCTCCCTCACCAAGCTGGTCGCCTGGTATCTGCTGATGCTGCTCAGCTTTGTGCTCGTCTCACTCGTGAATCGACCTGTGATCATGCAACAGCCGTTACTGCAGGCTGAGTTAGCAACCTCCGAAAATGCAGCTTAG
- a CDS encoding sulfatase-like hydrolase/transferase: MRSAILVGLTTLFTLPLSSLAVAQSQPETPRRPNVVFLLADDQRPDTIAALGNPVIKTPNLDQLVKQGTSFTRAICANPICTPSRAEILTGVGGFHNGSMDFGKPIKPELTTWSKAMHNAGYDSWYVGKWHNDGKPVIRGYDETLGLFTGGGGRWAVPSYDGNGVLVTGYRGWIFQDDERHFFPEKGVGLTSNISEHFADAAIEFIDRKHAKPFFLHVCFTAPHDPLLMPIGYEQYYNPDKMPVPKNFLPEHPFDHGNFDGRDEKLLPWPRTKKVVQNDLSLYYSVISHLDAQVGRIVDALKKSGQWDNTILIYSSDHGLAVGSHGLRGKQNMYEHTINVPLVMVGPGIPANQRSAAQCYLRDLYPTSCDLAGVPIPKTVEGKSLKPVLQGEKDAVYDEVYGYFRDFQRMIRDDRWKLILYPHIDRVQLFDLKNDPLEMHDLSQDPSHQQKRDELLNRLNAWRKSQHDKSLTSAKSS, translated from the coding sequence ATGCGATCTGCGATTTTAGTCGGTTTAACAACACTGTTTACGCTCCCCCTCTCTTCGCTCGCTGTGGCCCAGTCCCAGCCGGAAACGCCCCGGCGACCGAATGTGGTCTTCCTGCTTGCCGACGATCAGCGACCCGATACCATCGCCGCGTTGGGAAATCCGGTCATCAAGACACCCAACCTGGATCAGCTCGTCAAACAGGGAACCAGTTTCACCCGGGCCATCTGTGCCAACCCGATCTGTACTCCCAGTCGAGCGGAAATCCTCACCGGTGTCGGCGGATTCCACAACGGCTCCATGGATTTCGGCAAACCCATCAAACCGGAACTCACCACCTGGTCCAAAGCGATGCACAACGCCGGCTACGATTCCTGGTACGTCGGGAAATGGCACAACGACGGAAAACCGGTCATTCGCGGCTACGATGAAACCCTGGGCCTGTTTACCGGCGGAGGTGGACGCTGGGCCGTACCCTCTTACGATGGCAATGGCGTCCTCGTCACCGGCTATCGCGGCTGGATCTTTCAGGACGACGAACGCCACTTCTTCCCGGAAAAGGGGGTCGGGCTGACTTCCAATATCAGCGAGCACTTCGCCGATGCCGCCATCGAATTCATCGACCGCAAACATGCAAAGCCGTTCTTCCTGCATGTCTGCTTCACCGCGCCCCACGATCCGCTGCTGATGCCCATCGGCTACGAACAATATTATAACCCCGACAAAATGCCGGTCCCCAAGAACTTCCTGCCCGAGCACCCCTTCGATCACGGCAACTTCGATGGCCGCGATGAAAAACTGCTCCCCTGGCCCCGGACGAAAAAGGTCGTGCAGAACGATCTCTCGCTCTATTACTCGGTCATTTCTCACCTGGACGCACAGGTCGGCCGCATTGTCGACGCGCTGAAGAAATCGGGGCAGTGGGACAACACCATTCTGATTTACTCCAGCGATCACGGTCTCGCCGTCGGCAGTCACGGCCTGCGAGGCAAACAGAATATGTACGAGCATACGATTAACGTTCCCCTGGTCATGGTCGGTCCCGGGATCCCCGCCAATCAGCGTTCCGCGGCCCAATGCTACCTCCGCGATCTCTATCCCACCAGCTGTGATCTGGCCGGCGTTCCCATCCCCAAAACAGTCGAAGGCAAGAGCCTCAAGCCTGTACTGCAGGGAGAAAAGGATGCTGTCTACGACGAAGTCTACGGCTACTTCCGCGACTTCCAGCGGATGATCCGCGACGATCGCTGGAAGCTGATCCTGTATCCACACATCGATCGTGTGCAGCTCTTCGATCTCAAAAACGATCCTCTGGAAATGCACGACCTCTCCCAGGATCCCTCGCATCAGCAGAAACGCGATGAACTGCTCAACCGCCTGAATGCCTGGCGGAAGTCGCAGCACGATAAGTCGCTGACATCGGCAAAATCCTCCTGA
- a CDS encoding DUF6263 family protein → MQGKRYISWMIGIVILGGTGWSFWSKHQSVPSEEIEDKAPPQAVADEAQEPAVEATPVSLREEKVEVLELNLAVNQRFPMIKTVEQTLSQASAAGIVQSKSKLELILALTVEEIHEDGRKRLKVQYSGVKYSHDIAGEKVFFDSNQSTGPAPPEVQAYQGLVQNGFSFWIGPDNKIIELVGFDQFMQRCLQNTPVSQRETVLAKISETSGDDGVANFIDDSIGLLPYNIDKEHKGGAIRVGESWMKTRRLTQPIPMVLKTEYTLRELNDKIARINIAGDIAASKISSPINQHGKSVQLFIRGGKSFGSCLIDRETGLPLESKIDRFLETTVKLESGKEFEQQKQIVTTIRAFPHQEERPLGPSAKITPRSNPKPAAN, encoded by the coding sequence ATGCAGGGCAAGCGTTATATCAGCTGGATGATTGGAATTGTGATTCTTGGCGGAACGGGCTGGTCGTTCTGGAGCAAGCATCAGAGTGTTCCGTCGGAAGAAATTGAGGATAAGGCGCCTCCGCAAGCCGTCGCCGATGAGGCCCAGGAACCGGCGGTCGAAGCCACTCCGGTTTCCCTGCGTGAAGAGAAGGTGGAGGTGCTGGAACTGAACCTGGCGGTCAACCAGCGTTTCCCGATGATCAAAACGGTCGAGCAGACGTTGTCGCAGGCCTCGGCGGCGGGGATTGTGCAGAGTAAATCCAAGCTGGAGTTGATCCTGGCGTTGACGGTTGAGGAAATTCACGAGGACGGGCGCAAACGTTTGAAGGTGCAATATTCGGGTGTGAAATATTCACATGACATTGCCGGCGAAAAAGTCTTCTTCGATTCGAACCAATCGACGGGGCCGGCTCCCCCCGAGGTGCAGGCTTATCAGGGCCTGGTGCAGAACGGTTTTTCTTTCTGGATTGGACCGGACAACAAGATCATCGAGCTGGTCGGCTTCGATCAGTTTATGCAGCGTTGTCTGCAGAACACGCCCGTCAGTCAACGGGAAACGGTGCTGGCGAAAATCTCCGAAACTTCGGGGGATGACGGCGTGGCCAATTTCATTGACGACAGCATCGGCCTGCTGCCTTATAACATCGACAAAGAACACAAAGGGGGCGCTATCCGTGTAGGCGAAAGCTGGATGAAGACACGCCGGCTGACGCAGCCGATTCCGATGGTCCTCAAAACAGAATACACGCTGCGGGAACTGAACGACAAAATCGCCCGGATCAATATCGCGGGCGACATCGCGGCTTCCAAGATCAGCAGTCCGATCAACCAGCATGGCAAATCGGTGCAGCTGTTTATCAGGGGAGGCAAGTCATTCGGCAGCTGTCTGATTGACCGCGAAACCGGGCTGCCGCTGGAATCGAAAATCGACCGGTTTCTGGAGACGACCGTCAAACTGGAGAGCGGGAAAGAATTCGAACAGCAGAAACAGATCGTGACCACGATCCGTGCCTTTCCGCATCAGGAAGAACGCCCGCTGGGACCGTCAGCGAAGATTACACCTCGGAGTAATCCTAAGCCGGCCGCGAACTGA
- a CDS encoding class I SAM-dependent methyltransferase has product MGQKQCDLCAGTEFEQIGTRDRHHQPLETVICKTCGLVAHGQIPSDEELARYYATEYRQSYHGEMTPSDRRVMRAWKNGERIFGQLQPHIEPDMEVFEGGAGIGCTVKVFELNGHASRGIEPGEGFQNYSQQQLLTNVVRGDLFEQPRDKSHELILLVHVIEHFNSPRKALEYIRGMLSDDGLFYVECPNIAAPFARRSKMFHYAHIHNFTPASLKMLAESCGFKLEVQFGSQEDPNLQMLFSCSDSTELTIDPDNYRETMQVINGATPLRYHLRPYYFSSRATKVASYLKEHLTAKQFVANAIQECQKFAAEQQDEAPESLRSAA; this is encoded by the coding sequence ATGGGACAAAAGCAGTGCGATCTCTGTGCAGGAACCGAATTCGAGCAAATTGGAACACGGGACCGGCATCACCAGCCGCTGGAGACCGTCATCTGCAAGACCTGCGGCCTGGTGGCCCATGGTCAGATCCCCAGCGACGAAGAACTCGCCCGCTATTATGCCACCGAGTATCGTCAGAGTTATCACGGCGAAATGACTCCTTCCGACCGCCGTGTGATGCGGGCCTGGAAAAACGGTGAACGAATTTTCGGTCAACTGCAGCCGCACATTGAACCCGATATGGAAGTCTTCGAAGGCGGAGCCGGCATCGGTTGTACTGTCAAAGTCTTCGAACTCAACGGCCATGCCTCACGGGGAATTGAACCGGGGGAAGGATTCCAGAACTATTCCCAGCAACAGTTGCTGACGAATGTCGTCCGCGGAGACCTGTTCGAACAGCCCCGCGACAAGAGCCATGAGCTCATCCTGCTCGTGCATGTGATCGAACATTTCAACTCGCCCCGCAAGGCCCTCGAATACATTCGCGGCATGCTCTCCGATGACGGACTGTTCTACGTCGAATGTCCGAACATCGCAGCCCCCTTTGCCCGTCGCAGCAAAATGTTCCACTACGCACACATTCACAACTTCACTCCTGCCAGCCTCAAGATGCTGGCAGAAAGCTGCGGCTTCAAACTGGAAGTGCAGTTCGGCTCTCAGGAAGACCCGAACCTGCAGATGCTCTTCTCCTGTAGCGATTCCACCGAACTCACCATCGACCCGGACAATTACCGGGAGACGATGCAGGTCATCAACGGGGCCACACCACTCCGCTACCATCTGCGGCCGTATTACTTCTCTTCACGAGCAACGAAGGTCGCCAGCTATCTGAAAGAGCATCTGACCGCAAAACAGTTCGTGGCCAATGCGATTCAGGAATGTCAAAAGTTCGCTGCGGAACAACAGGACGAAGCGCCTGAATCTCTGCGTTCAGCTGCCTGA